A single window of Eucalyptus grandis isolate ANBG69807.140 chromosome 1, ASM1654582v1, whole genome shotgun sequence DNA harbors:
- the LOC104441232 gene encoding uncharacterized protein LOC104441232: MRGVSWPEDGNNPSTSSSSQRNQQQAHAPRAVSGHAASHPSASNIFKLLVQREVSPRSKHSSKKLWREASKCQPYPFQQSCEAVRDVRQGLISWVESASLRHLSAKYCPLVPPPRSTIAAAFSPDGKILASTHGDHTVKLIDSQTGSCLKVLRGHRRTPWVVRFHPLYPEILASGSLDHEVRLWDANTAECIGSRNFYRPIASIAFHARGELLAVASGHKLYIWHYNRRGETSSPTIVLRTQRSLRAVHFHPHAAPFLLTAEVNDLDSADSAMTLATSPGYLHYPPPTVYFADAHSHERSRLADELPLMPLPLLMWPSFTRDDGRVPLQRIDGDVGLNGQQRVDSSSSVRLWTYSTPSGQYELLLSPVESGNSPSMPEETGNNAFSSAVEAEVSQSAMDTVEDMEVQPEERNTQFFSFSDPRFWELPLLHGWLVGQTQAGPRSVRQSSPGDIETQSAFGEVASVSPITSGVMPVSMDPSRFGGRSGSRYRSPGSRGVHVTGPNNDGPRDENDPQSVVSKLRSELAASLAAAASTELPCTVKLRIWPHDVKDPCAQLDLESCRLTIPHAVLCSEMGAHFSPCGRFLAACVACVLPHLESDPGLHGQVNQDVTGVATSPTRHPISAHQIMYELRIYSLEEATFGIVLASRPVRAAHCLTSIQFSPTSEHLLLAYGRRHSSLLKSIVIDGENTVPIYTILEVYRVSDMELVRVLPSAEDEVNVACFHPSVGGGLIYGTKEGKLRILHYDSSHGLNLKSSGFLDENVPEVQTYALEC, translated from the exons TGCTAGCAATATCTTTAAACTCCTAGTGCAAAGAGAGGTCTCTCCACGGTCAAAACATTCATCAAAGAAATTGTGGAGAGAAGCTTCAAAGTGCCAGCCCTATCCATTCCAGCAAAGTTGTGAAGCAGTGAGAGATGTGAGACAGGGTCTCATATCATG GGTGGAGTCAGCGTCACTGCGGCATTTGTCTGCCAAATATTGTCCACTTGTGCCTCCTCCAAGATCAACAATTGCAGCTGCCTTTAGTCCTGATGGAAAAATACTTGCTTCTACACA TGGAGATCATACGGTGAAACTCATTGATTCTCAGACAGGAAGTTGCTTGAAGGTGTTAAGGGGTCATCGGAGGACACCATGGGTG GTGAGATTCCATCCGCTGTATCCGGAGATCCTTGCAAGTGGCAGTCTGGATCATGAAGTTCGCCTGTGGGATGCAAATACCGCAGAGTGCATAGGATCACGCAATTTTT ACCGTCCTATTGCATCAATTGCATTCCATGCTCGAGGAGAGCTTCTTGCTGTTGCATCTGGTCACAAG TTGTACATATGGCACTACAATAGGAGAGGAGAGACATCATCCCCAACTATCGTTCTGAGGACACAGCGATCTCTTAGAGCCGTGCATTTCCACCCACATGCAGCTCCATTTCTTTTAACAGCTGAg GTCAATGACCTTGACTCAGCAGATTCAGCTATGACTCTTGCAACTTCTCCTGGTTATTTGCACTACCCTCCTCCTACTGTATATTTTGCAGATGCTCATTCTCATGAAAGATCTAGGTTGGCGGATGAACTGCCTCTCATGCCTTTGCCATTATTGATGTGGCCTTCCTTTACTAGAGACGATGGAAGAGTACCCTTGCAGCGCATAGATGGGGATGTTGGTCTTAATGGACAGCAAAGGGTAGATTCATCTTCTTCAGTGCGCCTTTGGACATATTCAACCCCATCAGGGCAGTATGAGCTCCTTCTGTCTCCAGTTGAAAGTGGCAACTCTCCTTCCATGCCTGAGGAAACGGGAAATAATGCTTTCTCAAGTGCAGTGGAAGCTGAAGTAAGTCAATCTGCAATGGATACTGTGGAGGATATGGAAGTGCAACCTGAAGAGAGAAATactcaatttttctcttttagcGACCCCAGATTTTGGGAGCTGCCTTTATTGCATGGATGGTTGGTTGGTCAGACCCAAGCTGGTCCACGAAGTGTACGTCAATCAAGTCCTGGAGATATTGAAACTCAATCTGCTTTTGGTGAGGTTGCAAGTGTTTCACCAATCACATCTGGAGTGATGCCAGTTAGCATGGACCCGTCACGGTTTGGTGGAAGATCTGGTTCTAGATATCGCTCTCCTGGGTCTCGGGGGGTGCACGTGACTGGACCTAATAATGATGGACCACGAGATGAAAACGATCCTCAATCTGTTGTTAGTAAACTCAGGTCTGAACTTGCAGCCTCGCTGGCTGCAGCAGCATCTACGGAGTTACCCTGCACTGTGAAGCTTAGAATATGGCCACACGACGTAAAAGATCCTTGTGCACAGCTTGATTTAGAAAGTTGCCGCTTAACTATTCCACATGCTGTTCTATGCAG tgAAATGGGAGCCCATTTTTCTCCATGTGGGAGATTTTTAGCTGCCTGTGTGGCATGTGTGCTGCCTCATTTGGAATCTGATCCCGGATTACATGGTCAAGtcaatcaggatgtcacaggaGTGGCAACCTCACCTACAAGACACCCAATTTCTGCTCATCAAATCATGTATGAGCTAAGGATATATTCCTTAGAGGAGGCAAC ATTTGGAATTGTGCTTGCTTCACGACCAGTAAGAGCCGCTCATTGTTTAACCTCCATTCAG TTCTCTCCGACATCTGAACACTTGTTACTTGCCTACGGCCGTCGCCATAGTTCACTTCTTAAGAGTATTGTCATTGATGGAGAGAATACGGTGCCTATTTACACCATTTTGGAG GTATACAGAGTTTCTGACATGGAACTTGTGAGAGTTCTTCCAAGTGCAGAGGATGAAGTCAATGTTGCATGCTTTCACCCTTCAGTTGGAGGTGGCCTCATTTATGGAACGAAG GAAGGCAAGTTGAGGATTCTCCACTATGACAGCTCTCATGGCTTGAATCTAAAGTCATCTGGTTTTCTTGATGAAAATGTGCCAGAG gTGCAGACTTATGCTTTGGAATGTTAG